From the Actinomycetota bacterium genome, one window contains:
- a CDS encoding SDR family oxidoreductase, with amino-acid sequence MAGIDFAGRVAIVTGAGGGLGRSHAALLASRGAKVVVNDLGVSRHGEGGTAKVADAVVAEITDAGGEAVANHDGVHTWEGGQAIIRAALDAFGRVDIVVNNAGILRDVSFKNLTADQLETVLKVHLYGAFHVTKAAWPYLRDNSYGRVINTTSGSGLYGNFGQANYAAAKMGVVGLTRALAQEGAKYNITSNAIAPIAASRLTEDVLAPQLLQRLDPAFVSPLVAHLAWEGCTETGRIYYAGGGYYARVAIVEGTGHVFDHVPQVEELAEHWSQIASIDGAREYANLSESTFGVAQALRIDSTPGAT; translated from the coding sequence GTGGCAGGGATCGACTTCGCGGGCCGCGTGGCGATCGTCACCGGCGCGGGCGGAGGGCTGGGCCGAAGCCACGCGGCGCTCCTGGCCAGCCGCGGCGCCAAGGTCGTGGTCAACGACCTGGGGGTCAGCCGCCACGGCGAGGGCGGCACCGCCAAGGTGGCCGACGCAGTGGTGGCCGAGATCACCGACGCCGGGGGGGAGGCGGTCGCCAACCACGACGGCGTGCACACCTGGGAAGGCGGGCAGGCGATCATCCGGGCGGCGCTGGACGCGTTCGGGCGAGTGGACATCGTCGTGAACAACGCGGGGATCCTCCGGGACGTGTCGTTCAAGAACCTCACTGCCGACCAGCTCGAGACGGTCTTGAAGGTGCATCTGTACGGCGCGTTCCACGTGACCAAGGCGGCGTGGCCGTACCTGCGCGACAACAGCTACGGGCGGGTCATCAACACGACCTCGGGATCGGGGCTGTACGGCAACTTCGGTCAGGCCAACTACGCCGCCGCCAAGATGGGCGTGGTCGGTCTGACCCGGGCGCTCGCACAGGAAGGGGCCAAGTACAACATCACCTCCAATGCGATCGCGCCGATCGCGGCCTCACGCCTGACCGAGGATGTCCTCGCACCGCAGCTGCTCCAGCGACTCGATCCTGCCTTCGTCTCACCTCTCGTGGCACACCTGGCCTGGGAAGGCTGTACCGAGACGGGGCGGATCTACTACGCCGGCGGCGGCTACTACGCGCGGGTGGCGATCGTGGAGGGCACAGGCCACGTCTTCGACCACGTGCCGCAGGTGGAGGAGCTCGCCGAGCACTGGTCACAGATCGCGTCGATCGATGGCGCCCGCGAGTACGCCAACCTCAGCGAGTCCACCTTCGGGGTGGCGCAGGCGTTGAGGATCGACTCCACCCCCGGTGCGACCTAG
- the cofC gene encoding 2-phospho-L-lactate guanylyltransferase produces the protein MAVVPFRAPGRGKTRLEVRAGAPGLSPSQRATLSRAMLADVSAALACSSVDRVVVAAAGRRAAAAAAALGLEVRLDPPEAHGLNAALAAVTTQLDAATMVVVAADLPSLRGDEVDALLATDADVAVAPTADGGTGGLVRRPPDVIPAAYGVGSAARHRALAAAARLRSAEHDLPGFRRDVDTWEDLYDLLTGPVGAATAAVLARLSDRLLSQPPASGAELSLAGLDDLPQPPQQHVVAEPQQPVDHRGHQPV, from the coding sequence GTGGCGGTGGTGCCGTTCCGGGCTCCCGGCCGGGGCAAGACCCGCCTCGAGGTCCGGGCGGGCGCCCCCGGCCTGTCGCCGAGTCAGCGCGCGACGTTGAGCCGTGCGATGCTCGCCGACGTCAGCGCCGCGCTGGCGTGCTCATCGGTCGACCGGGTGGTGGTCGCCGCGGCGGGGCGTCGAGCAGCGGCTGCGGCCGCGGCCCTCGGACTCGAGGTGCGCCTGGACCCACCCGAGGCGCACGGCCTCAACGCGGCGCTGGCGGCTGTGACGACGCAGCTCGACGCCGCGACCATGGTGGTGGTGGCCGCTGATCTTCCGTCCCTGCGCGGCGACGAGGTCGATGCCCTGCTGGCCACCGACGCCGACGTCGCAGTTGCACCCACCGCGGACGGGGGGACCGGAGGGCTTGTCCGTCGACCGCCGGATGTCATCCCCGCGGCGTACGGCGTCGGGTCGGCCGCCCGTCACCGTGCACTGGCCGCCGCCGCCCGCCTGCGATCGGCCGAGCACGACCTTCCCGGTTTCCGCCGGGACGTGGACACCTGGGAGGACCTGTACGACCTGCTGACAGGCCCGGTCGGCGCCGCGACCGCCGCGGTCCTCGCTCGGCTGTCCGACCGGCTGTTGTCGCAGCCACCAGCGTCAGGGGCGGAGTTGTCTCTGGCGGGCCTCGACGACCTTCCGCAGCCGCCGCAGCAGCACGTGGTTGCGGAGCCACAGCAGCCGGTCGACCACCGGGGCCACCAGCCGGTGTGA
- a CDS encoding SRPBCC family protein encodes MARNRTTCKATPDRVFAVLADPRAYAYFVAGTRTIRRFDPRWPEPGSVFHHSLGLGVTLIRDKTVAVETEPPRRLVVRPSMMPLAINETIFRLRPHGQVTLVEIEEYLVAGPASHRLVAPVVDRLLWLRNHVLLRRLRKVVEARQRQLRP; translated from the coding sequence ATGGCACGCAACCGGACGACCTGCAAGGCGACGCCCGACCGGGTGTTCGCCGTTCTGGCCGATCCCCGCGCCTACGCCTACTTTGTCGCGGGCACGAGGACCATCCGCCGGTTCGACCCCCGATGGCCTGAACCGGGGTCGGTCTTCCACCACAGCCTCGGCCTCGGCGTCACGCTGATCCGCGACAAGACCGTCGCCGTTGAGACCGAACCACCCCGCCGGCTGGTCGTCCGCCCCTCGATGATGCCGCTGGCCATCAACGAGACGATCTTCCGTCTCCGTCCCCACGGCCAGGTGACGCTGGTGGAGATCGAGGAGTACCTGGTGGCCGGGCCTGCGTCACACCGGCTGGTGGCCCCGGTGGTCGACCGGCTGCTGTGGCTCCGCAACCACGTGCTGCTGCGGCGGCTGCGGAAGGTCGTCGAGGCCCGCCAGAGACAACTCCGCCCCTGA